In Paralichthys olivaceus isolate ysfri-2021 chromosome 12, ASM2471397v2, whole genome shotgun sequence, the genomic window CCAAGATGGATCCTTTGACTGGATCCTTTGTTGTTCAAGAAATGGAAAGGTAAATTTTTTTGGCCACGTTTGAAAGACCCTTTGGTCTagctgtgttgctgtgatgcaataagtcttcaaatgcagcctctgaaggataaACTCCCTGAGTTGAAACTGTGTAACTGATCTattacacaaaatatatgaacaataaaacaatgtgcaCATACTGTACTCATTCTGTAGGTTTGCGGAATGATCATACACATTGCCAtattataaaatacagaaaaattgaaaaagaaacaacattttcacatgATATAGAAAAGCTCAAGACACAATCCCAAATCAAATTTTACATAATTCTTTATGCTTTATACCTAAAAATGTTCACAATACAGACTGAAGTATTATGTTTGATTTAACCTTGTTCTTTATGTACACTGAAGTCCAAAttggcagtgtgtgaatgtgatgcaCTTCATAAGCAATTTGTAGATGCTCCCTATGAATTGGTGAATGTGACTATAGCGGTATGTAGTTCTTTCAGTGATGTCtgtacataaatacacatgcacTTACCACAacctgagaaaaaagaaatcctggccAGACATTGATAAAAACATCCTTACATTAGTGCAAGTTTATGGGATGAAACCTTGAGTCTTTGGATACAACCTAAAGAGcaaacacatctacacacacacacatttgccaAGTTCCTCTGCCTCTGAATACCTAGAACACCTCCATCTCCTTCTGCAGAAGACATTTATTAGGTTCCATTGACTCTCCTATTAAATTCATTTCTTTCTCAACTTCAGCCTTCAGAGcgttcctcctctgctgctccattGATTTCAGCTCCTTTAAAAAGTCTCATCTTCTCTACCTTTGATGCTGTTTTTGCTTAACATTTTGAACATCTTTCTGGTGTAATCCCTACCATTATTCTCATAAGTCATTCTGTTAATTTTTCGAGGAGCTGATCAATCTGTTCCTGGTCGTTAACATGGTTGTTGAAGACATGATATTGCCCATAGCAAACCTCAATGAGCTCTCTGAGTTCTCCAgtcttttttaagttttcaataGTTTGTTTCTTCAGTTTGTCCCCATGTGTGAACAATACTAGTAAATATTGAATAGCCTCCTCACCAAAAGTACTTCTCCTCCTGGGTGAACCTGCCCAACCTCAGAACCACCAGGAAGGTATGAGGACCAGGAGCAGCCAGAGAGATTCATGTCTGGATTCTCTTTAATACTTCTTCTTGATCTAAGTTCAAGTAGCCCTGGGGTGTCTATGACAGTAACCTTTCGACCTCTGACTTCTCCCTCGGCTTTCTTGCATTGAAATgtccaagaagaagaagacaattGCCTGGAATTCCTGGAATCAAACACCATGCACACACGCAACAAAGGAGGGGCAGTATGTAAATATGGAGCAGGAAACCAGAGAGTAATTACAGTGTTTCTAACAGGTTAGCAATatggtgtgtgttgcagtgtgtttCTGATATGCATTAAGTTCAGAGGGGGAAAGTGTAAGCCACGTTATTTTCTGTAGCTCCAATTGACAAGATGCCATCCTAAATGCCTCACATGCAGACAATTGGTAAATGCTAACCAAGCCATTGGGCAGGACCACCAAGTAGAGTCCATGTATGGGAATGGCTTTTTCGTGATCTTTCTTGGGGGgacaaaaacatcatcatggGCCCCACTTTTGGGGGATTTTGGGGCAGTGATAGTACACTGATAATTGATACATTTTAACTGACATATTAAACTGACATGACATgatatgtgaaatattttatcatttagtACAGAGAATACGGTCAGAAGAAAGCTACCAAAGTCCACCACTAATTTGTACTAGAGGACAGAGCTGcctcttctcttctgttgtACACGTGGGAACCAAGGTTGCACCAGGAGGCTGAATAAATAATAGCAGAAGGAAGGTACAAAACATCTTTGCAAGAATACACAGACATTCCTGTAGACAGAGTTCCCATTTAAGGTAGGGCTCTCAACAAAACTTAGGTGAGATGAGCCAACGTTTAGATTCATTAATTTAACAACGTAGCTCTGCATATAATCGAAGGTACAAGTTCACCTGTTAACTTTATTTATGGATGGCAATACAACTGTAAACTAGTAAACATCTGTACAGCTAATCTGGAAGTCAGTCTACCAGATAAATGTCGTGATAATGATATATAATTTATGAATTAAGACTCATTAATTTGTGGTGAGTACATAAATGATTTTAAGAACACAAGTATTGTACAGTCAAGAAACTGCTAAAGATACAGCACAATACAAGCTGATATTTCAGATATAATTTTTTCAATTAACAAAGAGTGATTATGAGAGTTTAAGtagcagacaaaaaaacattagcTTTGTGTTCCACTGTCCTTACTGCACATGGCAATGCTGAGGGGCGTTCACTGATAAAGCCCCAACTGTTGCTCCAGCTGCTGTTCCAATTACCACACCAAGTGAACCTCCTATAACTCCAAGCAGACCTCCAATGGCAGCACCGTAGTCTATCACTTGAGCCATAATTAAATCATTTGTTCTTTCGGCTTGAGCTCTGACTTCCTGCTCATATCTCATATGCACAATTCTCTCCTACCCTTGGTAGGCCGTTGAAGTCAATTAGGCTCTTAGTTCATCCAACACTTTCTGCTGCTGCGCTTCCATTTCCTTTAGGAGtcactctttctcctcctctatggctctctctctgctctcataaACATTTCATTGGTGTTGTATCCTTCACCGTTAGCCATTATCATCTTGTCAATTTTATCCAGGAGTTCATAGGTTTGTACAGGGTCTTCGATTTCGTTGTTAAAGACATGGTATTGACCGTAACAATTCTGGATGATGGTTTGCAGGTTGGCACACTCTGAAATAAAGTCCTCTATGGTTTGCTTCCTCAGCCTTTCTCCATGAGTGAACAACACCATTGTGTATTTGTCAGCATCTTCACCAAAAGTGGTCTGAATCATCTTAATggtttctttctcctcctgggtAAACCTGCCAAGCTGAAGAACCACAAGGAAAGCATGAGGACCAGGGGCAGACAATGAAATGCACATCTTGATCTTCTTCAATACTTCCTCCTGGGTGGAATTAGTGTCAAATAGTCCTGGCGTGTCAATGACAGCAACCTTTCGAACGTCAACATTTCCCCTGGCTTTCTGGCATTCAGCCGTCAAAGAAGACGGAGACCCAAGGATGCTTTCCAGCATTGTCATGTGTAATGAAGGTCCTCCTCATTTCTAGTATTTTGTCACACAATTGGTATACAATAAGGGTAAAAGAAGTAAGGCACAAACTCTATGGGttgaatgttttattgaaaTTGTTGCATGTATTAAGGTTGTATGTTTGTAGATATGGTAGCTGTAATGGGTGTGGTTTGGACCCaatagcagcacaaagacaggcgGGTATCGTTGGTAACAAACTTTATTGTTAGAGCCACAGAACTGCAGGATGCCACAGAGGAGACAAGAGTGACACTCTCTATGCAgagcagaatcaggtaatcaccGGATAGCCACGGGAGCAGACAGGCAGAATCCTGAAAGGGACAGGCGAGGATCGTGGTCCAGGACGGAAGGCTGAGTTGATTACCAGGAGATCGGTCAGGCAGGATGGTCGGAGATAAGCAGGGCCGAAACCGGGAGATCAGGCAGAGAAACGCTGGAGAGTCGGTGCAAGCATCGAGAACAATCTGGCAAtgagtgagagtggagctggggcttaaatgcagccagagcagagcagagagcacaggTGAGTGGGATTGGCTTGatgagaggggtgtgtctgattggcagattgaagcaggctggtgcagagtggtgaggcagagatgaaCTGTGACAGTAGCTGCCTCTCAGTATAATTGATTGAAGGCCGAACCTGTGAAGACAAACATATCCACATTGTGATGTAACCTTTATCAAAAAGATGATGGATTGAGTAGGGTTAACTGTTGCTTGATTGTGCAATAAGATAATGTGTAATGTTTCAGGTCACTCACCTCTATTGTGTCTCCTCTCCGGTGTGTTTGGGCAAAAAAATGTCCCCGGCATATCGGAGAACCAACTTAAAGGTTCTGGGAGATACCATGTGGCAATTAGTGtaggtgctgctgctgtcaggacCACATGCTGCTGGTGGTCCACAGTATGTGTGTGGAGAAGTATGACTGTGACTATGTCTTCTTTGTGGGTGAAATAAACACCTGGTTGGTCTGCACCCAACCTCTGCCTCAATCCTCCTGTTTTAAAGTCCAGCCGCTAAACGGCCATCCTAACATCATGAGACAACATGCAATTTTGTAAAGGCTGTGATTTCCAGCAAATCAAACAATGCATCAGAGTTATATGCAATGGTTTTGTGCACCCTAGACTGTGTATACCCACTTTATTAAAATCAGTATAGCATATACCCACTTCTAAAACTCTTGTGTTGCACATCACATAGTGCCCTGCAAGCCCTTTTTTCCTAGAACAGTGAAAGCATCTCCCACCTTACAGGtcatgtctctgtttgtcttcatgGGAAAAATATTACTGCCCTTTACCTGACCTCCTAGTTAACCGAACACATTCAGAAATGGAACTAAATTTGACCTCTAATGAAATTCAAACTACCCAAACAAAAATTTCAGCAGAGACCTTAAGCTAATAGCTAGCCAGCAGCCCAGATAGTGATGTTGGTTCTGAGAGCCCACACCATTACGCGCTCCATCCCCCACATCCCCCATCCCTGATAAAGAGGATGTTGATGGTGACAGGGATTCTGCGTCTTGCAGAACAACTTAAAGTGACAACGTCAACTACGGTGAGCACTTTTTAATGTCAGAATCTTGTAAATTATTCTGATAACATAcatgttatttatataataatatttgtgatatttaaaaacttttagaTTCATACAGTAATATT contains:
- the LOC109639550 gene encoding LOW QUALITY PROTEIN: GTPase IMAP family member 9-like (The sequence of the model RefSeq protein was modified relative to this genomic sequence to represent the inferred CDS: deleted 2 bases in 1 codon; substituted 1 base at 1 genomic stop codon); its protein translation is MTMLESILGSPSSLTAECQKARGNVDVRKVAVIDTPGLFDTNSTQEEVLKKIKMCISLSAPGPHAFLVVLQLGRFTQEEKETIKMIQTTFGEDADKYTMVLFTHGERLRKQTIEDFISECANLQTIIQNCYGQYHVFNNEIEDPVQTYELLDKIDKMIMANGEGYNTNEMFMRAERAIEEEKEXLLKEMEAQQQKVLDELRA